Proteins from a genomic interval of Balaenoptera acutorostrata chromosome 21, mBalAcu1.1, whole genome shotgun sequence:
- the ADGRA2 gene encoding adhesion G protein-coupled receptor A2 isoform X4, with the protein MGAAGRRMRWAPARLLLPLLQWLLLLAPEIRGAPGCPVPIRSCKCSGERPKGLSGGAPSPARRRVVCGGGDLPEPPEPGLLPNSTVTLLLSNNKITGLRNGSFLGLPLLEKLDLRNNVISTVQAGAFLGLGELKRLDLSNNRIGCLTSETFQGLPRLLRLNISGNIFSSLPPGVFDELPALKVVDLGTEFLTCDCRLRWLLSWARNRSVQLSERTLCAYPSALHAQALGGLQEAQLRCEGALELHTHHLIPSLRQVVFQGDRLPFQCSASYLGNDTHVRWYHNRAPVEGDEQAGILLGDSLIHDCTFITSELTLSHIGVWASGEWECSVSTVQGNASKKVEIVVLETSASYCPAERVANNRGDFSSQGVWPHSSQGRGGTLALRSPGHRQPPACAPRWPRTLAGITAYQSCLQYPFTSVPLSGAAPGTRASRRCDRAGRWEPGDYSHCLYTNDITRVLYTFVLMPINASNALTLAHQLRVYTAEAASFSDMMDVVYVAQMIQKFLGYVDQIKENSRNVALEAYLIKPHSYVGLTCTAFQRREAGAPGTRPLGPGQNPSPEPEPLADQQLRFRCTTGRPNVSLSSFHIKNSVALASIQLPPSLFSSLPAALAPPVPPDCTLQLLVFRNGRLFRSHGNTSRPGAAGLGKRRGVATPVISAGTSGCSVGNLTEPVAVSLRHWAEGAEPVAAWWSQEGPGGPRGWSSEGCQLRSSQPNVSALQCQHLGNVAVLMELSAFPREVEGSGAGLHPVVYPCTALLLLCLFSTIITYILHHSSIHVSRKGWHMLLNLCFHMAMTSAAFAGGITLTNYQVVCQAVGITLHYSSLSTLLWMGVKARVLHKELTWRAPPPQEGDAALPAPRPMLRFYLIAGGIPLIICGITAAVNIHNYRDHSPYCWLVWRPSLGAFYIPVALILLITWIYFLCAGLRLRGPLAQSPKGGTSRVSLEPGEELRGSTRLRSSGPLLSDSGSLLAAGSTGVVTPGPPEEGDGLYSPGVQLGALVTTHLLYLAMWACGALSVSQRWLPRVVCSCLYGVAASALGLFVFTHHCARRRDVRASWRACRPPASASRASPRAAPTAPEDGSPAFGEGPASLKSSPSGSSGPASPPGPCKLTNLQLAQSQACEAGAAARGEGEPETPGPRGSLGPRHPNNSHHGRRGHKSRAKGHRAGEACGRNRLRAPRAGAAGAAELPSGESGSPHNSPSDSYPGSSRNSPGAGPRLEGESTLTPSEGSDTSAAPLPEAGRPGQRRSAGRDHLKGGVGGALEKESQRRSYPLNAASLNGAPKGGKYDDVTLSGAEAAGGGCMKTGLWKSETTV; encoded by the exons GGACCTGAGGAACAACGTCATCAGCACAGTGCAGGCGGGCGCCTTCCTGGGTCTGGGGGAGCTGAAGCGCCT AGATCTCTCCAACAACCGGATTGGCTGTCTCACCTCTGAGACCTTCCAAGGCCTCCCCAGGCTTCTCCGGCT AAACATATCTGGAAACATCTTCTCCAGTCTGCCACCGGGGGTCTTTGATGAGCTGCCAGCCCTTAAGGTTGT GGACTTGGGCACCGAGTTCCTGACGTGTGACTGCCGCCTGCGCTGGCTGCTGTCCTGGGCCCGGAATCGCTCCGTGCAGCTGTCGGAGCGCACGCTCTGTGCCTACCCCAGCGCCCTGCACGCCCAGGCCCTGGGCGGCCTCCAGGAGGCCCAGCTGCGCTGCG AGGGGGCCCTGGAGCTGCACACGCACCACCTCATCCCATCCCTCCGCCAAGTGGTCTTCCAGGGCGACCGGCTGCCCTTCCAGTGCTCGGCCAGCTACCTGGGCAATGACACCCACGTCCGCTGGTACCACAACCGGGCCCCTGTGGAGGGCGACGAGCAGGCGGGCATCCTCCTGGGCGACAGCCTCATCCACGACTGCACCTTCATCACCAG TGAGCTGACCCTGTCTCACATCGGCGTGTGGGCCTCGGGCGAATGGGAGTGCTCCGTGTCCACGGTCCAGGGAAACGCCAGCAAGAAGGTGGAGATCGTGGTGCTGGAGACCTCGGCCTCCTACTGCCCCGCTGAGCGAGTCGCCAACAACCGCGGGGACTTCAG CTCCCAAGGAGTCTGGCCTCACAGTtctcagggcaggggagggacccTTGCCCTGAGGAGCCCAGGTCATCGGCAACCTCCCGCCTGTGCCCCCAGGTGGCCTCGAACCCTGGCTGGCATCACAGCCTATCAGTCCTGCCTGCAGTACCCCTTCACCTCGGTGCCCCTGAGCGGGGCTGCCCCTGGCACCCGCGCCTCCCGCCGGTGTGACCGAGCTGGCCGCTGGGAGCCGGGGGACTACTCCCACTGTCTGTACACCAACGACATCACCCGGGTGCTCTACACCTTTGTGCTG atGCCCATCAATGCCTCCAACGCGCTGACCCTGGCCCACCAGCTTCGAGTATACACGGCCGAGGCTGCCAGCTTCTCCGACATGATGGACGTTGTCTACGTGGCTCAGATGATCCAGAAGTTTCTGGGTTACGTCGACCAGATCAAAGAG AACTCGAGGAACGTGGCCTTGGAGGCCTACCTCATCAAGCCGCACAGCTACGTGGGCCTGACCTGCACGGCCTTCCAGAGGAGGGAGGCCGGTGCACCGGGCACCCGGCCCTTGGGTCCCGGCCAGAACCCCTCCCCTGAGCCGGAGCCCCTGGCCGACCAGCAGCTCCGCTTCCGCTGTACCACGGGGAGGCCCAACGTTTCTCTGTCGTCCTTCCACATCAAG AACAGCGTGGCCCTGGCCTCCATCCAGCTGCCGCCCAGTCTGTTCTCGTCCCTCCCGGCTGCCCTGGCCCCCCCGGTCCCCCCAGACTGCACCCTGCAGCTGCTCGTCTTCCGAAACGGCCGTCTCTTCCGCAGCCACGGCAACACCTCCCGCCCTGGAGCCGCTGGGCTTGGCAAGAGGCGCGGCGTGGCCACCCCTGTCATCTCTGCGGGAACCA GTGGCTGCAGCGTGGGAAACCTGACCGAGCCGGTGGCCGTCTCGCTGCGGCACTGGGCTGAGGGGGCCGAGCCCGTGGCCGCTTGGTGGAGCCAGGAGGGGCCGGGGGGGCCCAGGGGCTGGAGCTCTGAGGGCTGCCAGCTGCGCTCCAGCCAGCCCAACGTCAGCGCCCTGCAGTGCCAGCACCTGGGCAACGTGGCCGTGCTCATG GAGCTGAGCGCCTTCCCCAGGGAGGTGGAGGGCTCAGGGGCAGGCCTGCACCCTGTCGTGTACCCCTGCACAGCCCTGCTGCTGCTCTGCCTCTTCTCCACCATCATCACCTACATCCTCCACCACAG CTCCATCCACGTGTCCCGGAAGGGCTGGCACATGCTGCTGAACCTGTGCTTCCACATGGCCATGACCTCCGCCGCCTTTGCGGGAGGCATCACACTCACCAACTACCAGGTGGTCTGCCAGGCG GTGGGCATCACCCTGCACTACTCTTCACTGTCCACACTGCTCTGGATGGGGGTGAAGGCCCGTGTCCTCCACAAGGAGCTTACCTGGAGGGCACCACCTCCACAAGAAGGGGATGCTGCCCTGCCCGCCCCCCGACCCATGCTCCG GTTCTATCTGATCGCGGGAGGGATCCCACTCATTATCTGTGGCATCACAGCCGCTGTCAACATCCACAATTACCGGGACCACAGCCCCTA CTGCTGGCTAGTGTGGCGCCCAAGCCTAGGAGCCTTCTACATCCCGGTGGCTTTGATTCTGCTCATCACGTGGATCTATTTCCTGTGCGCGGGGCTGCGCTTACGGGGTCCTCTGGCACAGAGCCCAAAGGGGGGCACCAGCAGGGTCTCCCTGGAGCCAGGGGAGGAGCTGAGGGGTTCCACCAGGCTCAGGAGCAGCGGCCCCCTCCTGAGTGACTCGGGTTCCCTTCTGGCCGCTGGGAGCACAGGGGTGGTGACGCCCGGGCCCCCGGAGGAGGGTGACGGTCTCTATTCTCCAGGAGTCCAGCTGGGGGCGCTGGTGACCACGCATTTACTCTACCTGGCCATGTGGGCCTGCGGGGCTCTGAGCGTGTCCCAGCGCTGGCTGCCCCGGGTGGTGTGCAGCTGCCTGTACGGGGTGGCGGCCTCCGCCCTGGGCCTCTTCGTCTTCACCCATCACTGTGCCAGGCGCAGGGACGTCAGGGCCTCCTGGCGCGCGTGCCGTCCCCCCGCCTCGGCCTCCCGAGCCTCCCCGCGGGCCGCACCCACCGCCCCCGAGGACGGGTCCCCGGCGTTCGGAGAGGGGCCCGCGTCCCTCAAGTCGTCCCCGAGCGGCAGCAGCGGCCCCGCCTCGCCCCCGGGCCCCTGCAAGCTCACCAACCTGCAGCTGGCGCAGAGCCAGGCGTGCGAGGCGGGGGCGGCGGCCCGCGGGGAGGGGGAGCCCGAGACGCCGGGCCCCCGGGGGAGCCTCGGCCCGCGCCACCCGAACAACTCGCACCACGGCCGCCGGGGCCACAAGAGCCGGGCCAAGGGGCATCGCGCGGGGGAGGCCTGCGGCAGGAACCGGCTCAGGGCGCCGCGCGCGGGCGCGGCCGGGGCGGCCGAGTTGCCGTCGGGCGAGAGCGGCAGCCCGCACAACAGCCCGTCCGACAGCTACCCGGGCAGCAGCCGCAACAGCCCGGGCGCCGGCCCCCGGCTCGAGGGCGAGAGCACGCTCACGCCGTCGGAGGGCAGCGACACGAGCGCCGCGCCGCTCCCCGAGGCCGGCCGGCCGGGCCAGCGCCGCAGCGCCGGCCGCGACCACCTCAAGGGCGGCGTGGGCGGCGCGCTGGAGAAGGAGAGCCAGCGCCGCTCGTACCCGCTCAACGCGGCCAGCCTGAACGGCGCCCCCAAGGGCGGCAAGTACGACGACGTCACCTTGAGCGGCGCCGAGGCGGCCGGCGGCGGCTGCATGAAGACGGGGCTCTGGAAGAGCGAGACCACCGTCTAG
- the ADGRA2 gene encoding adhesion G protein-coupled receptor A2 isoform X2, with amino-acid sequence MGAAGRRMRWAPARLLLPLLQWLLLLAPEIRGAPGCPVPIRSCKCSGERPKGLSGGAPSPARRRVVCGGGDLPEPPEPGLLPNSTVTLLLSNNKITGLRNGSFLGLPLLEKLDLSNNRIGCLTSETFQGLPRLLRLNISGNIFSSLPPGVFDELPALKVVDLGTEFLTCDCRLRWLLSWARNRSVQLSERTLCAYPSALHAQALGGLQEAQLRCEGALELHTHHLIPSLRQVVFQGDRLPFQCSASYLGNDTHVRWYHNRAPVEGDEQAGILLGDSLIHDCTFITSELTLSHIGVWASGEWECSVSTVQGNASKKVEIVVLETSASYCPAERVANNRGDFSSQGVWPHSSQGRGGTLALRSPGHRQPPACAPRWPRTLAGITAYQSCLQYPFTSVPLSGAAPGTRASRRCDRAGRWEPGDYSHCLYTNDITRVLYTFVLMPINASNALTLAHQLRVYTAEAASFSDMMDVVYVAQMIQKFLGYVDQIKELVEVMVDMASNLMLVDEHLLWLAQREDKACSGIVGALERIGGAALSAHAQHISVNSRNVALEAYLIKPHSYVGLTCTAFQRREAGAPGTRPLGPGQNPSPEPEPLADQQLRFRCTTGRPNVSLSSFHIKNSVALASIQLPPSLFSSLPAALAPPVPPDCTLQLLVFRNGRLFRSHGNTSRPGAAGLGKRRGVATPVISAGTSGCSVGNLTEPVAVSLRHWAEGAEPVAAWWSQEGPGGPRGWSSEGCQLRSSQPNVSALQCQHLGNVAVLMELSAFPREVEGSGAGLHPVVYPCTALLLLCLFSTIITYILHHSSIHVSRKGWHMLLNLCFHMAMTSAAFAGGITLTNYQVVCQAVGITLHYSSLSTLLWMGVKARVLHKELTWRAPPPQEGDAALPAPRPMLRFYLIAGGIPLIICGITAAVNIHNYRDHSPYCWLVWRPSLGAFYIPVALILLITWIYFLCAGLRLRGPLAQSPKGGTSRVSLEPGEELRGSTRLRSSGPLLSDSGSLLAAGSTGVVTPGPPEEGDGLYSPGVQLGALVTTHLLYLAMWACGALSVSQRWLPRVVCSCLYGVAASALGLFVFTHHCARRRDVRASWRACRPPASASRASPRAAPTAPEDGSPAFGEGPASLKSSPSGSSGPASPPGPCKLTNLQLAQSQACEAGAAARGEGEPETPGPRGSLGPRHPNNSHHGRRGHKSRAKGHRAGEACGRNRLRAPRAGAAGAAELPSGESGSPHNSPSDSYPGSSRNSPGAGPRLEGESTLTPSEGSDTSAAPLPEAGRPGQRRSAGRDHLKGGVGGALEKESQRRSYPLNAASLNGAPKGGKYDDVTLSGAEAAGGGCMKTGLWKSETTV; translated from the exons AGATCTCTCCAACAACCGGATTGGCTGTCTCACCTCTGAGACCTTCCAAGGCCTCCCCAGGCTTCTCCGGCT AAACATATCTGGAAACATCTTCTCCAGTCTGCCACCGGGGGTCTTTGATGAGCTGCCAGCCCTTAAGGTTGT GGACTTGGGCACCGAGTTCCTGACGTGTGACTGCCGCCTGCGCTGGCTGCTGTCCTGGGCCCGGAATCGCTCCGTGCAGCTGTCGGAGCGCACGCTCTGTGCCTACCCCAGCGCCCTGCACGCCCAGGCCCTGGGCGGCCTCCAGGAGGCCCAGCTGCGCTGCG AGGGGGCCCTGGAGCTGCACACGCACCACCTCATCCCATCCCTCCGCCAAGTGGTCTTCCAGGGCGACCGGCTGCCCTTCCAGTGCTCGGCCAGCTACCTGGGCAATGACACCCACGTCCGCTGGTACCACAACCGGGCCCCTGTGGAGGGCGACGAGCAGGCGGGCATCCTCCTGGGCGACAGCCTCATCCACGACTGCACCTTCATCACCAG TGAGCTGACCCTGTCTCACATCGGCGTGTGGGCCTCGGGCGAATGGGAGTGCTCCGTGTCCACGGTCCAGGGAAACGCCAGCAAGAAGGTGGAGATCGTGGTGCTGGAGACCTCGGCCTCCTACTGCCCCGCTGAGCGAGTCGCCAACAACCGCGGGGACTTCAG CTCCCAAGGAGTCTGGCCTCACAGTtctcagggcaggggagggacccTTGCCCTGAGGAGCCCAGGTCATCGGCAACCTCCCGCCTGTGCCCCCAGGTGGCCTCGAACCCTGGCTGGCATCACAGCCTATCAGTCCTGCCTGCAGTACCCCTTCACCTCGGTGCCCCTGAGCGGGGCTGCCCCTGGCACCCGCGCCTCCCGCCGGTGTGACCGAGCTGGCCGCTGGGAGCCGGGGGACTACTCCCACTGTCTGTACACCAACGACATCACCCGGGTGCTCTACACCTTTGTGCTG atGCCCATCAATGCCTCCAACGCGCTGACCCTGGCCCACCAGCTTCGAGTATACACGGCCGAGGCTGCCAGCTTCTCCGACATGATGGACGTTGTCTACGTGGCTCAGATGATCCAGAAGTTTCTGGGTTACGTCGACCAGATCAAAGAG ctggtggaggtgatggtggataTGGCCAGCAACCTGATGCTGGTGGACGAGCACCTGCTGTGGCTGGCCCAGCGCGAGGACAAGGCCTGCAGCGGCATCGTGGGCGCCCTGGAGCGCATTGGGGGGGCCGCCCTGAGCGCCCACGCCCAGCACATCTCTGTG AACTCGAGGAACGTGGCCTTGGAGGCCTACCTCATCAAGCCGCACAGCTACGTGGGCCTGACCTGCACGGCCTTCCAGAGGAGGGAGGCCGGTGCACCGGGCACCCGGCCCTTGGGTCCCGGCCAGAACCCCTCCCCTGAGCCGGAGCCCCTGGCCGACCAGCAGCTCCGCTTCCGCTGTACCACGGGGAGGCCCAACGTTTCTCTGTCGTCCTTCCACATCAAG AACAGCGTGGCCCTGGCCTCCATCCAGCTGCCGCCCAGTCTGTTCTCGTCCCTCCCGGCTGCCCTGGCCCCCCCGGTCCCCCCAGACTGCACCCTGCAGCTGCTCGTCTTCCGAAACGGCCGTCTCTTCCGCAGCCACGGCAACACCTCCCGCCCTGGAGCCGCTGGGCTTGGCAAGAGGCGCGGCGTGGCCACCCCTGTCATCTCTGCGGGAACCA GTGGCTGCAGCGTGGGAAACCTGACCGAGCCGGTGGCCGTCTCGCTGCGGCACTGGGCTGAGGGGGCCGAGCCCGTGGCCGCTTGGTGGAGCCAGGAGGGGCCGGGGGGGCCCAGGGGCTGGAGCTCTGAGGGCTGCCAGCTGCGCTCCAGCCAGCCCAACGTCAGCGCCCTGCAGTGCCAGCACCTGGGCAACGTGGCCGTGCTCATG GAGCTGAGCGCCTTCCCCAGGGAGGTGGAGGGCTCAGGGGCAGGCCTGCACCCTGTCGTGTACCCCTGCACAGCCCTGCTGCTGCTCTGCCTCTTCTCCACCATCATCACCTACATCCTCCACCACAG CTCCATCCACGTGTCCCGGAAGGGCTGGCACATGCTGCTGAACCTGTGCTTCCACATGGCCATGACCTCCGCCGCCTTTGCGGGAGGCATCACACTCACCAACTACCAGGTGGTCTGCCAGGCG GTGGGCATCACCCTGCACTACTCTTCACTGTCCACACTGCTCTGGATGGGGGTGAAGGCCCGTGTCCTCCACAAGGAGCTTACCTGGAGGGCACCACCTCCACAAGAAGGGGATGCTGCCCTGCCCGCCCCCCGACCCATGCTCCG GTTCTATCTGATCGCGGGAGGGATCCCACTCATTATCTGTGGCATCACAGCCGCTGTCAACATCCACAATTACCGGGACCACAGCCCCTA CTGCTGGCTAGTGTGGCGCCCAAGCCTAGGAGCCTTCTACATCCCGGTGGCTTTGATTCTGCTCATCACGTGGATCTATTTCCTGTGCGCGGGGCTGCGCTTACGGGGTCCTCTGGCACAGAGCCCAAAGGGGGGCACCAGCAGGGTCTCCCTGGAGCCAGGGGAGGAGCTGAGGGGTTCCACCAGGCTCAGGAGCAGCGGCCCCCTCCTGAGTGACTCGGGTTCCCTTCTGGCCGCTGGGAGCACAGGGGTGGTGACGCCCGGGCCCCCGGAGGAGGGTGACGGTCTCTATTCTCCAGGAGTCCAGCTGGGGGCGCTGGTGACCACGCATTTACTCTACCTGGCCATGTGGGCCTGCGGGGCTCTGAGCGTGTCCCAGCGCTGGCTGCCCCGGGTGGTGTGCAGCTGCCTGTACGGGGTGGCGGCCTCCGCCCTGGGCCTCTTCGTCTTCACCCATCACTGTGCCAGGCGCAGGGACGTCAGGGCCTCCTGGCGCGCGTGCCGTCCCCCCGCCTCGGCCTCCCGAGCCTCCCCGCGGGCCGCACCCACCGCCCCCGAGGACGGGTCCCCGGCGTTCGGAGAGGGGCCCGCGTCCCTCAAGTCGTCCCCGAGCGGCAGCAGCGGCCCCGCCTCGCCCCCGGGCCCCTGCAAGCTCACCAACCTGCAGCTGGCGCAGAGCCAGGCGTGCGAGGCGGGGGCGGCGGCCCGCGGGGAGGGGGAGCCCGAGACGCCGGGCCCCCGGGGGAGCCTCGGCCCGCGCCACCCGAACAACTCGCACCACGGCCGCCGGGGCCACAAGAGCCGGGCCAAGGGGCATCGCGCGGGGGAGGCCTGCGGCAGGAACCGGCTCAGGGCGCCGCGCGCGGGCGCGGCCGGGGCGGCCGAGTTGCCGTCGGGCGAGAGCGGCAGCCCGCACAACAGCCCGTCCGACAGCTACCCGGGCAGCAGCCGCAACAGCCCGGGCGCCGGCCCCCGGCTCGAGGGCGAGAGCACGCTCACGCCGTCGGAGGGCAGCGACACGAGCGCCGCGCCGCTCCCCGAGGCCGGCCGGCCGGGCCAGCGCCGCAGCGCCGGCCGCGACCACCTCAAGGGCGGCGTGGGCGGCGCGCTGGAGAAGGAGAGCCAGCGCCGCTCGTACCCGCTCAACGCGGCCAGCCTGAACGGCGCCCCCAAGGGCGGCAAGTACGACGACGTCACCTTGAGCGGCGCCGAGGCGGCCGGCGGCGGCTGCATGAAGACGGGGCTCTGGAAGAGCGAGACCACCGTCTAG